DNA from Kitasatospora acidiphila:
AGCAGCACCGCCTCGTCGGCCAGCCGCTGCGAGCCGAACGCGCCGATCAGGCCGAAGACGTGATTGATCCCCAGGTAGTAGGCGAACCGCTCGTCGGCCACCTGGTCGGCCACGAAGGTGTCGCTGGCCTTGCCGAGGCCGGGCAGCCGCTGCTCCAGCCGGTCGGCGCGCGAGGCCCGGAAGTAGTAGCCCTGGTTGTCCCGGTACCGGCCGCCGCACGGCCAGCCGTCCGCGTCCAGCAGCACCAGGCTGTTCTGCTGGTGCGCCTCCAGTGCGATCCCGGCCTGCCCGTCGAGCCAGAGCACCGGCAGCACCACCGCCTCCAGGTAGCGCAGGAACCATTCGGTGGCCACCGTCGCCGGCGGTCGACCGCAGCGCCCGGCCAACGCCCGCAGCAGATCGCCGAGTTCGGACGGCATCTCGGGCCCGGGCTCCCCCAGCGGCCGCTCGGCGACCAGCCCGGCCACGCAGAGCGCCCGGTCGCCGGGGGCGAACGGCTGCATCCGCAGCACGGTGTCCAGCCCGGTGGCCCGCTCCTCGTCCCAACCGGGCAGGTCGACGCCGATCCAGGCGGGGTCGCGCACGATGTCGAAGCCCGGGTGCGCGGCCTGCCACTCGGCGCCGAGACCGGCCTCCAGCAGCCGGTGCACCTCCGCGCCCCGGTGCAGTTCCTTGCGCAGGTTCTCCCGGCGGGAGTTGGTGATCCGCAGGCCCAGCGAGAGCTTGAGCATCCACGGTGTGCCGGGGCGGAACACCGTCCGCACCGAGCTGGTCGGATGCCAGGGCGCGCCGTGCCGACCGAGGTCGTGCAGCAGGCCCTGGTCGAGCAGCGCGGCGATCTCCGGCCGGCTCGCCAACTCCTGGGCCTGCCACGGGTGCAGTGGCAGCGCGGCGGTGTGCGGCGGCAACAGCCCTGGGGCGTCCAGCAGTTCGGCGGTCAGCCGGGCGGCGTCGGCGGGCAGCGCCGAGTCGGCGGCCAGCAGCTCGCGCTCGACGGCGAACCAGTGCAGCGCGAAACTGCCGCGCAGCTCGGGCGAGTAGGCCGCGCTCTGGGCCGGGCCCAGGCCGTCGCGGCTCTTCGGGGTGGGGTGCAGCGGGTGGCCCAGCAGCAGCGCCTGCTCGGCGCGCAGGAACTCGCCCGCGACCTCGGCGTGCGGCCGGCTCCGGCGGTGGCGCAGCAGTTCACCGGTGCGGTGCACCGAATCGGCGACCCGGCCGGCCAGATCGGCGACCTGCTCCGGCCGGGCGGCCGCCGAACGGGCCAGCAGCGCGGCCGCGGTGACGGCGTCCAGCGCGGCGCCGCGCTGCTCGGGGCCGGTCGCCAACTCGACCCGCTCGAACCGGTGCCAGCCGCACGGCGACCAGTGCCGGACCGGGGCGACAAGCCGGGCCGCACCGCCGAGCAGTTCGATCCGCAGCACCCCGTCGGCGTCGGGTGCGGCGCCGCGCTCGCGGCACCAGCAGCGCAACAGGGCCTCCAGAGCCGCCTGTTCGGCCGCGACCACGGGGTCCTGGTGCAACAGCGGGTCGGTGTCGGCGAACTGGGTCGGCTGGTGTGGGACGGTGGCCGGGGCTCCGGTCAGGGCGGTGCTCAAGGCTGCTCCTCGGTGCGCGGGGGATGCGGGAGACGGCGGTTCGGCCGCGCGTACCGAACCGGACGCATCCGGGTGGTCCAACGAGCGCACACCCAGGTGGTCACAGATCGGTGACCGTTCAGTACCGGCGCAACTGGGGGGTGTCATGCACCGTCCTTGGCGCATGGGAGACTCCCTTGGTCCGAATCCTCACGGGGGAACTGAACACATGTCACGAATTGCACGTACCCGCCGGGCCCTGACCGCGGCGGGTGCCACCGCCGCGATCGTCCTGGCGGCTGCGGCCTGTGGTCCCGACGAGACCGACAACCCGCCGCAGGCAGCCCCGACCACCTCGGCCGCGCCGTCTCCCGCCGCCAGCGCGAGTGACGCCGGTCTGCCCGGCGGGCTCCCCTCGCTGGACATCTTGAAGAAGTGGAAGTTCGCGGACTGGGACAAGTGGGCCAAGCAGCACGTGCTGCCGCAGGCCGCGAAGGGCTTCTGGGACCTGCAGAAGCTGCTCGCCGCCAAGCCCAAGGAGCCGTCCGCACCGCCGCAGCAGCCCGGCGGCGACGGCAACGACCCGCTGCCGTCGCCGGTCCAGGCCCAGCAGATCAGCCACCCGTACACCCAGTACCCGGTGGACGGGAAGATCTTCTTCGACGTCTCGCCGACCGAGCACGCGGTCTGCTCCGGCACCGTGATCTCCGACCCGCTGCACCCGGGCAAGAGCAACCTGGTGTGGACCGCGGGCCACTGCCTGAGCGCCGGCAAGACCAGCGGGGGCAAGTTCTACAGCAACATGGCCTTCGTCCCGGCCTTCAACAGCTCGGGCGCGGTCAGCAACGGCGGCAAGGCCACGGTGGACAAGGTCGCGCCGTTCGGCATCTGGGACGCCGTCCAGGGCATCACCTCGCCGCAGTGGGAGGCCGAGGGCGGCGAGTACGGCAGCGCCGCCAGCCAGTACGACTTCTCGATCATCCAGGTCAAGCCGGAGAACGCCACCGGCAAGTCGCTGGAGGAGACGGTCGGCAGCTCGATCCCGGTCTGGTTCAACGCCCCGCGCGACCAGCTGAAGATCACCGCGATCGGCTACCCGGCCGCCCCGCCGTTCACCGGCATGGAGATGGAGCAGTGCGCGGGCGGCAAGCCGTCCCGGCTCTCCTTCGACACGAGCCGCCCGCCGATGAACGTGATCGGCTGCACCATGACCGGCGGCTCCAGCGGCGGCGGCTGGTTCTCGATGAAGGACGGCAAGCCCGCGCTGGTCTCCAACACCTCGATCGGCCCGGACCCGTCCGCCTGGCTGGCCGGTCCGTACCTGGACGACGTGGCCCAGGGTGCCCTGAGCTACATCGCCAAGAACGACTGACGATCCGTCAACCCTCTTCATCCACACGGGGAATCACGCACATGTCACAGCGAATAACGCGCCGGGCCGGCCTCGCCGCCGCCCTGGTCACCGCCCTCGCTCTCGGCACCGCCGCCTGCGGTCCGGACGACACCAAGACCACCGACGCCTCGTCGGCCGCCGCCTCCAGCCCGGCCGCCGCCACCAGCGGCAAGCCGGGTCTGAAGCTGCCGCCCGAGCTGCAGAACCTGAAGAACTGGAAGAGCACCGACTGGGCCAACTGGGCCAAGAAGCACGCGCTCAACAACCAGGTCGTCAAGGACCTGTGGAACGTCGACTCGATGAACAAGGCCACGCCGGCACCGCCGATGAAGGCCAGCACCAAGATGGGCGACGACACCTCGCAGAACGACCCGCTGCCCAGCCCGGTGCAGGCGGTCGGCGAGAAGCACCCCTACACCAACAACATGGCCGTCTTCGGCAAGCTCTTCACCAAGAGCCCCAAGGGCACCTACGTCTGCTCCGGCACCGTGGTCTCCGACCCGGCCCACCCCGGCAAGAGCAACCTGGTGTGGACCGCCAGCCACTGCCTGCACGGCGGCAAGGACGGCGACTGGCTGCAGAACATCGCCTTCATCCCGTCCTACAACCGCTCCGGCGCGGCCAGCGGCGGCAAGCAGGTGACGCTGAACCAGGTCGCCCCGTACGGCGAGTGGTGGGCCGACCAGGCGATGGTCGCCCCGCAGTGGGTCGCGGAGGGCGGCGAGACCGGTGGCCCGGTCAGCCAGTACGACTCCGGCATCATCCAGGTGACCAACCCGGACATGCCCGGCAAGTCGCTGGAGGAGGAGGTCGGCGGCTCGGTGCCGATCTGGTTCAACGCCCCGCGCGACCAGATCAACGCCGTGACCGCGTACGGCTTCCCGGCCGCCCCGCCGTACACCGGCCAGGAGTTGGAGTACTGCGACGGCGGCAAGCCGACCCGGCTCTCCTTCGACACGACCCGGCCGACCATGCTGACCATCGGCTGCACCATGACCGGCGGTTCCAGCGGCGGCGGCTGGCTGGCCAAGGAGCCGAACGGCAAGGTGGCGCTGGTCTCCAACACCTCGATCGGCCCGGACCCGTCCGCCTGGCTGGCCGGCCCCGAGCTGGACGACCAGGCTCAGGGCATGTTCCAGGAGATGACCGAACTGCCGCAGCCCCAGCAGTAGTAGCCACGGCATGACGCGATCGGGCCCGGCCTCCCACTCGGTGGGAGACCGGGCCCGATCGTCGTCGTTCCGAAGTCAGCGCTGCACGGCCACTGCGTAGCGCTCCAGCTCGGCCGCCAGCTCGGCGGCGACCAGCGCCCGCAGCTCGGTGCCCTCGCCGGTGTGCTCTGCGCCGATCAACTCGCCCTCGGCGTGCACCCGGGAGACCAGGTCGCCCCGGGTGTACGGCACCAGCGCGTGCACCTCGACGGCCGGGCGGGGCAGCTCCTCGTCGATCAGCTTGAGCAGCTCGTCGATGCCCAGGCCGCTGCGGGCCGAGACCACCACGGCGTGCGGCTCGCGGCGCAGCAGGCGCTGCAGCACCAGCGGGTCGGCGGCGTCCGCCTTGTTGATCACCACGATCTCCGGCACGTTCTGCGCCTCGACGGAGGTGATCACCTCGCGGACCGAGGCCAGCTGGGTCTCCGGCTCGGGGTGCGAGCCGTCCACCACGTGCAGGATCAGGTCGGCGTCGGCGACCTCCTCCATGGTCGAGCGGAACGCCTCGACCAGGTGGTGCGGCAGGTGGCGGACGAAACCGACGGTGTCGGCCAGGGTGTAGACCCGGCCGCCCGGGGTGACGGCCCGGCGGACCGTCGGGTCCAGGGTGGCGAACAGCGCGTTCTCCACCAGCACGCCGGCGCCGGTGAGCCGGTTGAGCAGCGAGGACTTGCCGGCGTTGGTGTAGCCCGCGATGGCGACCGAGGGCACCTGGTGGCGCTTGCGCTCCTGGCGCTTGGTGTCCCGGCCCTTCTTCATCTCCGCGATCTCCCTGCGGAGCTTCGCCATCTTCTCGCGGATCCGGCGCCGGTCGGTCTCGATCTTGGTCTCGCCGGGACCACGGGTGGCCATCCCGCCGCCCGACGAGCCGGAGCCACCGCCACCCATCTGCCGGGACAGCGACTGACCCCAACCGCGCAGCCGCGGCAGCATGTACTGCATCTGGGCCAGCGAGACCTGGGCCTTGCCCTCTCGGGACTTGGCGTGCTGGGCGAAGATGTCCAGGATCAGGGCGGTCCGGTCGACCACCTTGACCTTGACCACGTCCTCCAGGTGGATCAGCTGGCCGGGGGTGAGCTCGCCGTCGCAGACCACGGTGTCGGCGCCGGACGCGGCGACGATGTCGCGCAGCTCCTGGGCCTTGCCGGAGCCGATGTAGGTGGCGGCGTCGGGCTTGTCGCGGCGCTGGATCACGCCGTCGAGCACCTCGGAGCCGGCCGTCTCGGCGAGGGCGGCGAGCTCGGCGAGCGAGTTCTCCGCCTCCTCGGCCGTGCCGTCGGTCCAGACGCCGACCAGCACCACGCGCTCCAGGCGCAGCTGGCGGTACTCGACCTCGGTGATGTCCTGCAGCTCGGTGGAGAGGCCGGCGACCCGGCGCAGCGCGGCACGCTCGCTGCGGTCGTACTGGTCACCGTCGAAGTTCGGGCCGAAGTCCTCGTCGATCGCCGCGAGGTCCTCGTCCATCAGGGCTTCGGCCCGGAGGTCGGCGGGGCGGCGAGCGGTACGGCCCGCGGCTGCGCCGGAAAAGTCGCGGTCTTCGAACGTGGAGGTCATCGTGTCCTTAATTGGCTGCTGGGTCTGTCACTGACGGTCTTCCGGTCCGTCCACTGCGGCTAACGCTGCGGAGCGGTCCCGAATTCCCTTCGATGGTCGCATGTCCCCCGGCTCCGGGTCACCCGCATTTGCCACAGAACGGGCGGTCGGGCGCAGGCGCGGCGGCCGCGGGGCCGCCAGACCGGGGCGGCGGACATCGTAGACCCCGGAGACCCGCAGCATCGCCCGCATCACCACCGGCAGGGTGGCGGCGTCCGGCAGCTCGACGGTGTAGGTGTGCCGCACCCGCAGCTCCTCGGGCGGCTCGACCACCGCCGAGACGATGTCCAGGCCGGTGCCGGACATCGCGGCGGTCAGGTCCGCCAGCAGTCCGGGGCGGTTGAGCGCCTCGGCCTGCAGGGTGACCCGGAAGCCCGCCGCCGCCTCCGGCGCCCAGTCCAGCTGGATCGGGCCGCGGCCGTCCCCGCGCATCCGCTCGCCGGTCGGGCAGTCCGCCCGGTGCACCGCGATCGAGCCGCCGCGGACCGGGAAGCCGGTCACCCGGTCCGGGGGCACCGGGGTGCAGCAACGGGCCAGCCGGACGGCGGCGCCCGGGTGGCCGGGAGCGATCACCAGCCGGTCGCGGCCGCGCGGCAGCCGGACCGGGGCGGGGGCCCCGGCCGCCTCGGCCGCCGCGGCGGGCATGTCCGCGGGCACCTCCGAGGGCGCCGCCACGGGCCGCCCGGCCGCTTCGGCGGCGGACGGCGCGGGGTGGCCGGCCAGCCAGCGCTCGATGGCGATCCGGGCGCCGGGGGTGCGGGCGAAGTCCAGCCACTGCGGGCTGGGCCCGGACGGCTCCGGATCACCGGGCCGGCCGGCCGGCTCGGTCAGGATGCCGAGCACGTCCCCGTCGCACAGCGCGGTCGACAGGGCCACCAGGCGCCCGTTCAGCCGGGCGCCGATACAGCGGTGGCCGATCTCCTCGCCCAGCTGGTAGGCGGCGTCCACGCAGCTGGCGCCGGCCGGGAGCACCAGGGTGGTGCCGTCCTCGGTGACGGCGGTGATCTCCCGGTCGTCGGAGAGGTCGGCGGTCAGGGTGGACCAGAAGGCGTCCGGGTCGGGGGTCTCCTGCTGCCACTCCAGCAGCCGGCTGAGCCAGCCGGGGCGGCCCGGGTCGGCGCCGTCCGCCTCGTCCCGCCCGGTCGGGTCGCCGCCGCCGGACGCCGGGCTGCCCAGCGCCACCACGCCGAAGTCGGCCACCCGGTGCATCCCCGGGGTGCGGACCAGCACCTCGACCACCGTGCCGGCCACCGAGACGGCGGTGTGCAGCGACTGGTAGAGGTTGAACTTGGGGGCCGCCACGAAGTCCTTGAACTCGCCGGGCAGCGGAGTCCAGCAGGTGTGCAGCTCGCCGAGCACCGCGTAGCAGTCGGCGTTCTCCTCGACCACCACCAGCAGCCGCCCCAGGTCGGCCGGGTGCACCGCGCCGGGCCGGCCGCCCTGCCCGCGGCGCAGCAGCACCCGGTGCACCGAGACGCAGTGCCGGGGCCGCAGGGTGACCTCGGCCGGCACCCCGGCCTCGGCGAGCTGGCGGGCCAGCGCCTGGGCGAACGGGGTGAACAGCTCGGCCATGGCCGGCTCGCGGGCGGTGATCAGCGCCCGGGTCCTGGCGTACTCCTCGGGGTGCAGGGTGGCGAAGACGATGTCCTCCAGCTCGCTCTTCACCACGTGGATGCCCAGCCGCTCGGCCAGCGGGATCAGCACGTCCCGGGTGACCTTGGCGATCCGCAGCCGGCTGGCCGGCTTCATGTGGCGGATGGTGCGCATGTTGTGCAGCCGGTCGGCCAGCTTGATCACCATCACCCGGACGTCGTCCCCGGTGGCGACCAGCATCTTGCGGAACGTTTCCGCCTCGGCCGCGGCGCCGAAGTCCACCTTCTCCAACTTGGTGACACCGTCCACCAGATAGGCCACCTCGGGGCCGAAGTCAGCGGCCACCTGATCGAGCGTCACCTCGGTGTCCTCGACGGTGTCGTGCAGCAGCGAGGCGACCAGCGTGGTGGTCTCGGCGCCGAGTTGGGCCAGGATCAGGGTGACGGCCAGCGGGTGGGTGATGTACGGCTCGCCGCTCTTGCGCTTCTGGCCGCGATGGCTGGCCTCGGCGAGCCGATAGGCGCGGCCGAGCAGCGCGAGATCGGCGCCCGGGTGGTGGCGGCGGTGCACCTGGACGATCGGCTCGATGGCATCCGGCACCAGGGGGCGGCCGGTGGCCAGCAGGGCGGCCCGGCCGGCCCGACCCAGCGCGGCCACCCCGAGCAGCCGCCTGGCCTGCGACGGAGCAACCGGGGCGGCGGCCGACGCGGCGCCAGTCGGGTCGGCCGGCAGGGACGCTGATGGACCAGCGGCTGGATTCGGGGCGGCCTGGCCGGTGGGCCGGCCGGTCTCGACGGTCATGGCAACCTCCGGCAGCGAGCACCGGAGCGCGGACTGCCCCGGTGGTCCATGCTATCGAGCAGACCACGTTGCGCGAGCCCCCGCTTCCGCTCTGTGCATGAGATCACCCGAACGGGGGGATTCACCGAGAGGCAGAACGGGCAAAGCGGGCGGCCCCTCGTCGGGACCGCCCGCTTGACGAGCCGTCAGAGGCCCAGCCACTGCGGGTCGATGGTCCCGCTCGCCACCAGCACCGCCGGGCCGGTCATCTCGATCCGGCCGTCCGGGAACTCGGTGATCCGCACCCGGCCGCCGGGCACGTCCACGACGTACTCGACCGGCTCGCCGGTGACCGCCGGGTCGCGGCCGTCCCGGCGGGCCGCGGCCACCGCGACCGCGCAGGTGCCGGTGCCGCAGGAGCGCGTCTCGCCGGAGCCGCGCTCGTGCACCCGCATCGCCACGTGCCGCTCGCCGCGGTCCACCACGAACTCCACGTTGACGCCGTCCGGGTACACCCCGGCCGGGCTGACCCCGGGCGCCTCGTACAGGTTGCCGGCGTCGGCCAGGTCGGCGACGAAGGCCACCGCGTGCGGGTTGCCCATGTTGACGTTGCGAGCCGGCCAGCGCCGCTCCCCCACCGCCACCTCGATGCCGTCCGGTCCGGGCAGCACCGCCCGGCCCATGTCCACGGTGACGTCGCCCTCCTCGGCGACCGTGGTGCGGCGCACCCCGGCCCGGGTGGCCACCGCCAGCGGGCCGGGCTCGGCCAGGCCCGCGTGCACCAGGTAGCGGGCGAAGACCCGCACCCCGTTGCCGCACATCTCGGCGATGCTGCCGTCGGCATTGCGGTAGTCCATGAACCACTCGGCCTCGGCGGCCAGCGGGGCCGCGGCCGGGTCGTTGGCGGAGCGGACCACCCGCAGCACGCCGTCACCGCCGATCCCGGCCCGCCGGTCGCAGAGCCGGGCCACCTCGGCCGGGCCCAGGGCCAGCCGGCCCTCCGGGTCGGGAATGATCACGAAGTCGTTCTCGGTGCCGTGGCCCTTGACGAACGGAATGCCCTCGGCGGGCGAAACGGGTGCGCTGCTCACCCTGCCGATGGTACTGACCCGGGTGGCTCAGCCGCGCAGCTGGACGACCCGCCAGACCGCCAGGCCGAAGGCGGTGCAGACGATCAGGGTGTAGACCACGATGGCCTGCCAGCCGGCCCGGCGGCCGGAGCCGCGGCGGGGCAGCCCGGGCCAGGCGTAGCCCGCCCGGCGGGAGGCCATCGCGCCCCAGCCGACCGACGCCGCGGTGAGCAGCAGGCCGAGCATGCCGATCATCGAGTTGCCGTTGCCCGAGCCGAAGGCGAGCGGGAACGCGAACATCAGCGAGCCGCCCACCCCGACCACCACGATCGGCAGCAGCTGCCACCAGCGCAGCCGGCGGCGCGGCCGGATCTCCCGTTCCAGCACCACCGGGTCCGGCGGCAGGTCGAGCGGCCGGTCCGGTTCGAGCGCCCGGTCCGGTTCGAGCGCCCGGTCCGGGGCGAGCGGCGACAGCAGGTCGGCGGCGGGCAGAGCGAAGGCCTCCTCGGCCAGGTCGTGATCGGCGAACTGCTCGGTTTCGGGGCCGGGACCCGTGGACACGCGGCCTCCCCTGACAGTTCGACACGAGTACGGGACTCGCGGACGGCGGGCCCGGCCCGCGCGACCGGCCCCTTCTGTCTCGATAATGGCATGTCCCAGTGCGCTCACAGCGCGTAACCCGGGGTCGCCGGGTGATCCGTGGCCAGGACGTGACACGCCCGTGACCGGTACTTCCTCCTGCACTTGCAGGCGCCCGCCGCAGGTGCACCGGCGGATGGCCGGATCGAGCCGACGACCGGCCGGAAACCCTCGTCAGCCAGTTCGGGCGATCAGCTCCAGCGACCGTTCCAGCAGCTCGGCGGGGTCGGCTCCGGCCGGGCGGGCCAGCCAGTGGATCCGGTCGTCCCGGCGGAACCAGGCCTCCTGGCGGCGCGCGAACCGCTTGGTGGCGCGCACCGTCTCGGCTCGCGCCTCGTCTTCGGTGCACTCGCCGGCGAAGTGCGCCAGCACCTGCTGGTAGCCCAGCGCCCTGCTGGCCGTCAGCCCCTCGCGCAACCCCTGCGCCTCCAGCGCCCGCACCTCGTCGAGCAGGCCGGCCTGCCACATCCGGTCCACCCGCAGGGTGATCCGCTCGTCCAGCTCCGGGCGCGGCAGCTCGACGCCGATCTGCACGGCCGGGTAGACGGCGGTGTTGCTCGGCAGGTTGGCGGTGAACGGACGGCCGGTCAGCTCGATCACCTCCAGCGCGCGGACGATCCGGCGGCCGTTGCTGGGCAGGATCGCGGCGGCGGCCGGCGGGTCCTGGGCGGCCAGCCGGGCGTGCAGCGCGGCCGGGCCGAGCCGGTCCAGCTCCTCCTCCAGCCGGGCCCGCAGCACCGGGTCGGTGCCCGGGAACTCCATCTCGTCGATCGCCGCCCGCACGTACAGCCCCGAACCGCCGACCAGCACCGGCGCCCGCCCGGCGGCGAGCAACCGGTCGATCTCGGCCCGGGCCAGCCGCTGGTACTCGGCCACGCTGGCGGTCTCGGTGACGTCCCAGACGTCCAGAAGGTGGTGCGGAACGCCGCCGCGCTCGGCCTCGGTGAGCTTCGCGGTCCCGATGTCCATGCCCTTGTAGAGCTGCATCGAGTCGGTGTTGATCACCTCGCCGCCCAGCTCACGGGCGATGGCCACGGCGAGGTCGGACTTGCCGGCCGCGGTGGCGCCGACCACCGAGACCACCGGGACGCTGGGAAGGGGGATGCTCACACCGCCCAGTCTCGCAAACCGCCAGGGCTGACCCGAAAGGGGGACGTGACCGCCTCCTACCTGGGTCGTTGGCCGGGTGGGCGGTGACCTCGGCGGACAACCGGCCGAGGCCCCGCGGACCGCGTAGCTTGGGAGAAGAACATGGGTGTTTTCAGCTGGTTCCGACGCCGCCAATCGGCCGCGACCGCAGCGACCGGCGCCGGGAGTGCGCCGGCCGCCGAGACGGCCGAGGGCGGTGCCGTGGCCGTGCTGTCCCCCGAGGAGTCCGAGGTCTCCCCGGTGGAGCCCGGCACGGAGCAGCAGCCGCCGCCCGGCGT
Protein-coding regions in this window:
- a CDS encoding IucA/IucC family protein — its product is MTPPSCAGTERSPICDHLGVRSLDHPDASGSVRAAEPPSPASPAHRGAALSTALTGAPATVPHQPTQFADTDPLLHQDPVVAAEQAALEALLRCWCRERGAAPDADGVLRIELLGGAARLVAPVRHWSPCGWHRFERVELATGPEQRGAALDAVTAAALLARSAAARPEQVADLAGRVADSVHRTGELLRHRRSRPHAEVAGEFLRAEQALLLGHPLHPTPKSRDGLGPAQSAAYSPELRGSFALHWFAVERELLAADSALPADAARLTAELLDAPGLLPPHTAALPLHPWQAQELASRPEIAALLDQGLLHDLGRHGAPWHPTSSVRTVFRPGTPWMLKLSLGLRITNSRRENLRKELHRGAEVHRLLEAGLGAEWQAAHPGFDIVRDPAWIGVDLPGWDEERATGLDTVLRMQPFAPGDRALCVAGLVAERPLGEPGPEMPSELGDLLRALAGRCGRPPATVATEWFLRYLEAVVLPVLWLDGQAGIALEAHQQNSLVLLDADGWPCGGRYRDNQGYYFRASRADRLEQRLPGLGKASDTFVADQVADERFAYYLGINHVFGLIGAFGSQRLADEAVLLAALRRFLASPAAAATGSGLPALLLEAPRLRAKANLLTRLHGLDELVGPVDTQSVYVDIANPLAAG
- a CDS encoding trypsin-like serine peptidase; protein product: MSRIARTRRALTAAGATAAIVLAAAACGPDETDNPPQAAPTTSAAPSPAASASDAGLPGGLPSLDILKKWKFADWDKWAKQHVLPQAAKGFWDLQKLLAAKPKEPSAPPQQPGGDGNDPLPSPVQAQQISHPYTQYPVDGKIFFDVSPTEHAVCSGTVISDPLHPGKSNLVWTAGHCLSAGKTSGGKFYSNMAFVPAFNSSGAVSNGGKATVDKVAPFGIWDAVQGITSPQWEAEGGEYGSAASQYDFSIIQVKPENATGKSLEETVGSSIPVWFNAPRDQLKITAIGYPAAPPFTGMEMEQCAGGKPSRLSFDTSRPPMNVIGCTMTGGSSGGGWFSMKDGKPALVSNTSIGPDPSAWLAGPYLDDVAQGALSYIAKND
- a CDS encoding trypsin-like serine peptidase → MSQRITRRAGLAAALVTALALGTAACGPDDTKTTDASSAAASSPAAATSGKPGLKLPPELQNLKNWKSTDWANWAKKHALNNQVVKDLWNVDSMNKATPAPPMKASTKMGDDTSQNDPLPSPVQAVGEKHPYTNNMAVFGKLFTKSPKGTYVCSGTVVSDPAHPGKSNLVWTASHCLHGGKDGDWLQNIAFIPSYNRSGAASGGKQVTLNQVAPYGEWWADQAMVAPQWVAEGGETGGPVSQYDSGIIQVTNPDMPGKSLEEEVGGSVPIWFNAPRDQINAVTAYGFPAAPPYTGQELEYCDGGKPTRLSFDTTRPTMLTIGCTMTGGSSGGGWLAKEPNGKVALVSNTSIGPDPSAWLAGPELDDQAQGMFQEMTELPQPQQ
- the hflX gene encoding GTPase HflX, producing the protein MTSTFEDRDFSGAAAGRTARRPADLRAEALMDEDLAAIDEDFGPNFDGDQYDRSERAALRRVAGLSTELQDITEVEYRQLRLERVVLVGVWTDGTAEEAENSLAELAALAETAGSEVLDGVIQRRDKPDAATYIGSGKAQELRDIVAASGADTVVCDGELTPGQLIHLEDVVKVKVVDRTALILDIFAQHAKSREGKAQVSLAQMQYMLPRLRGWGQSLSRQMGGGGSGSSGGGMATRGPGETKIETDRRRIREKMAKLRREIAEMKKGRDTKRQERKRHQVPSVAIAGYTNAGKSSLLNRLTGAGVLVENALFATLDPTVRRAVTPGGRVYTLADTVGFVRHLPHHLVEAFRSTMEEVADADLILHVVDGSHPEPETQLASVREVITSVEAQNVPEIVVINKADAADPLVLQRLLRREPHAVVVSARSGLGIDELLKLIDEELPRPAVEVHALVPYTRGDLVSRVHAEGELIGAEHTGEGTELRALVAAELAAELERYAVAVQR
- a CDS encoding RelA/SpoT family protein, which codes for MTVETGRPTGQAAPNPAAGPSASLPADPTGAASAAAPVAPSQARRLLGVAALGRAGRAALLATGRPLVPDAIEPIVQVHRRHHPGADLALLGRAYRLAEASHRGQKRKSGEPYITHPLAVTLILAQLGAETTTLVASLLHDTVEDTEVTLDQVAADFGPEVAYLVDGVTKLEKVDFGAAAEAETFRKMLVATGDDVRVMVIKLADRLHNMRTIRHMKPASRLRIAKVTRDVLIPLAERLGIHVVKSELEDIVFATLHPEEYARTRALITAREPAMAELFTPFAQALARQLAEAGVPAEVTLRPRHCVSVHRVLLRRGQGGRPGAVHPADLGRLLVVVEENADCYAVLGELHTCWTPLPGEFKDFVAAPKFNLYQSLHTAVSVAGTVVEVLVRTPGMHRVADFGVVALGSPASGGGDPTGRDEADGADPGRPGWLSRLLEWQQETPDPDAFWSTLTADLSDDREITAVTEDGTTLVLPAGASCVDAAYQLGEEIGHRCIGARLNGRLVALSTALCDGDVLGILTEPAGRPGDPEPSGPSPQWLDFARTPGARIAIERWLAGHPAPSAAEAAGRPVAAPSEVPADMPAAAAEAAGAPAPVRLPRGRDRLVIAPGHPGAAVRLARCCTPVPPDRVTGFPVRGGSIAVHRADCPTGERMRGDGRGPIQLDWAPEAAAGFRVTLQAEALNRPGLLADLTAAMSGTGLDIVSAVVEPPEELRVRHTYTVELPDAATLPVVMRAMLRVSGVYDVRRPGLAAPRPPRLRPTARSVANAGDPEPGDMRPSKGIRDRSAALAAVDGPEDRQ
- the dapF gene encoding diaminopimelate epimerase translates to MSSAPVSPAEGIPFVKGHGTENDFVIIPDPEGRLALGPAEVARLCDRRAGIGGDGVLRVVRSANDPAAAPLAAEAEWFMDYRNADGSIAEMCGNGVRVFARYLVHAGLAEPGPLAVATRAGVRRTTVAEEGDVTVDMGRAVLPGPDGIEVAVGERRWPARNVNMGNPHAVAFVADLADAGNLYEAPGVSPAGVYPDGVNVEFVVDRGERHVAMRVHERGSGETRSCGTGTCAVAVAAARRDGRDPAVTGEPVEYVVDVPGGRVRITEFPDGRIEMTGPAVLVASGTIDPQWLGL
- a CDS encoding DUF1129 domain-containing protein; amino-acid sequence: MSTGPGPETEQFADHDLAEEAFALPAADLLSPLAPDRALEPDRALEPDRPLDLPPDPVVLEREIRPRRRLRWWQLLPIVVVGVGGSLMFAFPLAFGSGNGNSMIGMLGLLLTAASVGWGAMASRRAGYAWPGLPRRGSGRRAGWQAIVVYTLIVCTAFGLAVWRVVQLRG
- the miaA gene encoding tRNA (adenosine(37)-N6)-dimethylallyltransferase MiaA is translated as MSIPLPSVPVVSVVGATAAGKSDLAVAIARELGGEVINTDSMQLYKGMDIGTAKLTEAERGGVPHHLLDVWDVTETASVAEYQRLARAEIDRLLAAGRAPVLVGGSGLYVRAAIDEMEFPGTDPVLRARLEEELDRLGPAALHARLAAQDPPAAAAILPSNGRRIVRALEVIELTGRPFTANLPSNTAVYPAVQIGVELPRPELDERITLRVDRMWQAGLLDEVRALEAQGLREGLTASRALGYQQVLAHFAGECTEDEARAETVRATKRFARRQEAWFRRDDRIHWLARPAGADPAELLERSLELIARTG